Proteins encoded within one genomic window of Oncorhynchus mykiss isolate Arlee chromosome 27, USDA_OmykA_1.1, whole genome shotgun sequence:
- the LOC110507775 gene encoding solute carrier family 13 member 5-like, whose product MAAFLKSLRNLKNEIVLFSSPLLLLPLPLVVGTKEAECAYVIILMAVYWCTEALPLAVTALLPAVLFPMFGIMQSKDVCMQYLKDTNMLFVGGLMVAVAVEHWNLHKRIALRVLLFVGVRPALLMLGFMGVTAFLSMWISNTATTAMMVPIVQAVLEQLNNYTETEMPVILSTEENPQPQHPTDSKQTEKQAEGHVVVTCLDPLVEAIWRKEAADKKKMCKGMTLCVCYAASIGGTATLTGTGPNLVLKGQMNQLFPNNGDVINFASWFGFAFPNMILMLTMAWLWLQFVFMGFNFKKTWGCGAVKTEKEIAVYNVIKEQHRQLGSMSFGELSVLGLFSCLVVLWFTRDPGFVAGWATYIFNTDAEYVTDATVAVFIAVLLFVLPSKPPRFCCRRSRSFDTKLQHPAGPTPALLTWKVAQKKLPWSIVLLLGGGFALAKGSEESGLSMWMGDQMTPLHTIPPWAIAIILCLLMAIFTECTSNVATATLFLPVLASMSQSIGMNPLYVMVPCTLSASFAFMLPVATPPNAIVFSFGYLKVSDMARTGIVMNIIGILCITLAINSWGRAMFHLDTFPTWANTTGV is encoded by the exons ATGGCAGCATTTCTGAAATCTCTTCGGAATCTGAAGAATGAGATCGTTCTATTCTCTTCCCCGTTACTTCTTCTCCCGCTGCCTTTAGTCGTTGGAACAAAG GAGGCAGAATGTGCCTATGTGATCATCCTGATGGCAGTGTACTGGTGTACAGAGGCCTTACCGCTGGCTGTCACTGCCCTGCTCCCTGCTGTCCTCTTCCCCATGTTTGGCATCATGCAGTCCAAAGAC GTGTGTATGCAGTACCTGAAGGACACCAACATGTTGTTTGTGGGAGGACTGATGGTGGCGGTGGCAGTGGAGCACTGGAACCTGCACAAACGCATTGCCCTCCGAGTGCTGCTCTTTGTAGGGGTGCGCCCCGCTCT TCTGATGCTGGGCTTCATGGGGGTGACAGCCTTCCTGTCCATGTGGATCAGTAACACAGCCACCACAGCCATGATGGTGCCCATCGTCCAGGCTGTTCTGGAGCAGCTCAACAACTACACAGAGACTGAGATGCCTGTGATCCTCAGCACTGAGGAGAACCCCCAACCGCAGCACCCCACTGACAGcaaacagacggagaaacaggCAGAGGGACATG TTGTGGTGACCTGTTTAGATCCACTTGTGGAGGCTATCTGGCGTAAGGAAGCTGCAGACAAGAAGAAGATGTGTAAGGGGATGACGCTGTGTGTCTGCTATGCGGCCAGCATCGGGGGCACTGCCACCCTCACAGGGACTGGCCCCAATCTGGTGCTCAAGGGACAGATGAACCA ACTGTTTCCTAACAATGGAGATGTCATCAATTTTGCGTCCTGGTTCGGCTTTGCTTTCCCCAACATGATCCTGATGCTTACCATGGCTTGGCTCTGGCTGCAGTTTGTCTTCATGGGATTCAA TTTTAAGAAGACGTGGGGCTGTGGGGCagtaaagacagagaaagagatagcTGTGTACAATGTGATCAAGGAGCAGCATCGTCAGCTGGGCTCCATGTCTTTTGGAGAGCTGAGTGTGTTGGGTCTGTTCAGTTGTCTGGTGGTTCTGTGGTTCACCAGAGATCCTGGCTTTGTGGCAGGCTGGGCCACATACATCTTCAACACTGATGCAGA GTATGTAACTGATGCCACAGTGGCAGTGTTCATCGCTGTCCTTCTCTTCGTCCTGCCTTCCAAGCCCCCACGCTTCTGCTGCAGGAGGTCCCGAAGCTTTGACACTA AGCTTCAGCACCCGGCTGGCCCCACACCAGCTCTGCTGACCTGGAAGGTGGCCCAGAAGAAGTTACCCTGGAGCATCGTTCTCCTCTTGGGGGGAGGGTTCGCCCTGGCCAAGGGCAGCGAG GAGTCAGGTCTGTCTATGTGGATGGGGGACCAGATGACTCCCCTCCACACCATCCCACCCTGGGCCATCGCTATCATCCTGTGTCTGCTGATGGCCATCTTCACCGAGTGCACCAGTAATGTGGCCACTGCCACTCTCTTCCTACCTGTCCTCGCCTCAATG TCCCAGTCCATTGGAATGAATCCTCTGTACGTCATGGTGCCTTGTACTCTCAGTGCCTCCTTTGCCTTCATGCTACCTGTGGCCACACCGCCCAATGCTATCGTCTTCTCATTTGGCTACCTCAAGGTTTCTGACATG gCTAGGACAGGTATAGTGATGAACATCATCGGCATCCTGTGCATCACTCTGGCCATCAATAGCTGGGGCAGGGCCATGTTCCACCTAGACACCTTCCCTACCTGGGCCAACACTACTGGGGTGTGA